ATTGGACCCGGATATTGTGCGACCGTCCGGTCGGTGGTAAGCAGGCGAATCTTTTCAACCGTGGCCTGGGCCACCAGGATGCGGTCGAATGGATCGCGGTGAATGGGTGGCAGTGTCTTCGCGGCCAGTACGTGGTCGCCAAGGATCGACAGCTCTCGATAGCCGTTTTCCAGCAGCCCATGACGCAGCTCTGTCGGGTCGATCTGGAAGTAATCTCGGTACGACCCGGATTTGATCGTGACCTCCCATAAACTCGCCGCGCTGAAGAAAAGCTCATTAGCTGGATTGCCGATGAGCTGCTGGGCCTCGGCCGATAGGCGGTCGGGTTCGCCAGCCGCCCAGAGCAGAAGGTGGGTATCGAGCAGGAGATTCATTCGCCCTCTTCAAAGAGGCGCACAATCTC
This is a stretch of genomic DNA from Granulicella sp. WH15. It encodes these proteins:
- a CDS encoding type II toxin-antitoxin system VapC family toxin, which gives rise to MNLLLDTHLLLWAAGEPDRLSAEAQQLIGNPANELFFSAASLWEVTIKSGSYRDYFQIDPTELRHGLLENGYRELSILGDHVLAAKTLPPIHRDPFDRILVAQATVEKIRLLTTDRTVAQYPGPIQQV